In Theileria annulata chromosome 3, complete sequence, *** SEQUENCING IN PROGRESS ***, the sequence AAGTGTATGGGTTTTGGGCTCTCTCACGTATCCTACTACAACGATGAGGGTCACAGTAAGGAGCTTCTTCTAAGATATTCACACAACTCAGATTTCCTTGAGGTTGTTGATAAGGAAAACTTTTACACCAAACTTTTAAGTTACGCCAACGCCGAAGATAAGTACAACCCTGAAATTCCATCCCATCCTGTTCTCGACGAACTTGAAAATATGCTCAAACCCAAAGATAAGGAAGCCCCCAAGGATACTGTTGATGAAAAGCATGAAGCTGAGGTGCCGGTTGAAGAGCATGCTGAACTTTAATATCATTCACACACGTGGGATCGCATAATAGTTTTgcctttaattttttacatcTCATGTAATATTCTTattaaaactatttaaaaatCTATCTATATTACTTTGTTATGAACTTATTTAAGGTGTAAATTGTTGACAATCAGTAATTATCATAAAATAAAACGTTatcataatatataaagataatatgttaaaatataaataaaaataatataaagatgaaaattcaaataaaaaAGTGATATATGAAATGAATTGaatatatcaataaataatgacgtcgaaatgatgaaaacagataaaattttggaaGATTCCGAAAATATGTCGTTAGTActtcattaataattttttgtgTTAAAATAAAGAAGGAAGTAGGGAAAGGATGTGTCCAAAAATTCAGGTTCACCAATGTATCCTTCCTAGGTGTGTCGTAACCAATACTGGGGCTGTGCCACATATGAATTTTGTGCGTAAAAGTGAGAGATctcattattataaaatttttagaaatttaattacTTCTAATCTTTTCCAATTTTTATTGAAAGTATAAGGCACTTTTGTATCAATTTTCCTTCATATTTTATCttcaattttatctttGGGATTATTAACTTTTTCTAATCCTCTATAGATCTATAGATAACAGTAATAATTTCTGATCATCgtatttcaaaattattttgttcTATTTTATCAGTGATTTAAATAACCGCAATACTTTTGACCCAGATCACTGAAGTACTATAACCACACCAATTTTTCACTACTGCATTCAATACCAATTAAAGATTATATCAATTGTACAACATGGCTAGGACTAAGCAGACAGCCCGTAAATCAACTGGTGGTAAAGCACCCAGAAAGCAACTTGCAACAAAGGCCGCAAGAAAAACTGCCCCCGTATCAGGCGGTGTCAAGAAACCACATAGGTATCGTCCAGGTACCGTTGCCCTTAGGGAAATTAGGAAGTTCCAAAAGTCAACAGAGCTTTTGATAAGAAAGTTACCATTCCAAAGACTCGTCCGTGAAATCGCCCAGGACTACAAGACCGATTTGAGGTTCCAATCACAGGCCGTTTTAGCACTCCAAGAAGCTGCAGAGGCCTACCTTGTTGGACTCTTTGAGGATACTAACTTATGTGCCATTCACGCAAAGAGAGTCACCA encodes:
- a CDS encoding uncharacterized protein (note;~Tap-24g11.q1c.cand.48 - score = 17.12;~1 probable transmembrane helix predicted for TA05390 by TMHMM2.0 at aa 2-21;~Signal peptide predicted for TA05390 by SignalP 2.0 HMM (Signal peptide probability 0.895, signal anchor probability 0.009) with cleavage site probability 0.447 between residues 21 and 22) encodes the protein MYSFIYLLAIFGIFGLNFTYSKTFNFFQPDETLGKMEVHDHLGLRVYFFDPVKDSDVDKVVVGGQNIWAARPGQKLSKLVGFFKCMGFGLSHVSYYNDEGHSKELLLRYSHNSDFLEVVDKENFYTKLLSYANAEDKYNPEIPSHPVLDELENMLKPKDKEAPKDTVDEKHEAEVPVEEHAEL
- a CDS encoding histone H3, putative (note;~Tap-24g11.q1c.cand.49 - score = 12.61) is translated as MARTKQTARKSTGGKAPRKQLATKAARKTAPVSGGVKKPHRYRPGTVALREIRKFQKSTELLIRKLPFQRLVREIAQDYKTDLRFQSQAVLALQEAAEAYLVGLFEDTNLCAIHAKRVTIMPKDVHLARRIRGERA